One Hermetia illucens chromosome 4, iHerIll2.2.curated.20191125, whole genome shotgun sequence DNA segment encodes these proteins:
- the LOC119654783 gene encoding uncharacterized protein LOC119654783 isoform X1, with protein sequence MDSNVSHHVADAGEESWIHIAYAQLLTAISLIGAELLYRALTASYEYIVHWKHYPPNRRLLSVCTYALAKSHVRTYYMLPVLIIVLFLIQRNDDSAWEYILKSFNVISLPYIVLRILCFTYTNVELARWIRSGSGLDYGTGMASNYFHGYLHLELPETGHQTKGLTERIQDYEDTEGVYIPIKKLFILIPQSLHTKPKIQSSSMHAVKHLETVILDRGGVKRPFKNAVYRVSGCGPEKNLTWYVVLEGATPMMSFYEGLTYRLTCTGEMYDMKREITLQFYRALKKIVTNCPDTKDLVELVYYNDTTAEGDDVDVGEVVKERLQTLVSKSGLPLK encoded by the exons ATGGATAGCAACGTAAGCCATCATGTGGCTGACGCAGGGGAAGAATCTTGGATACATATTG CCTACGCTCAACTCCTAACTGCGATTAGTTTAATTGGAGCAGAATTACTTTACAGGGCGCTTACAGCTTCCTACGAATATATAGTGCACTGGAAGCATTATCCACCAAATCGACGATTGCTCTCAGTGTGTACCTACGCATTGGCCAAGAGCCATGTTCGCACATATTATATGCTACCTGTTTTGATAATTGTACTGTTTTTAATACAAAGAAATGATGACAGTGCCTGGGAGtacattttgaaaagttttaatGTTATTTCATTGCCGTACATTGTCCTGCGGATCTTATGTTTCACATACACTAACGTAGAATTGGCTAGGTGGATTCGTTCTGGCTCGGGTTTAGATTATGGCACTGGTATGGCATCCAACTATTTTCATGGATACCTTCACTTGGAGCTCCCTGAAACGGGGCATCAAACGAAAG gATTGACAGAACGTATTCAGGACTATGAAGACACTGAAGGTGTGTACATACCTATCAAGAAACTATTCATTCTGATTCCGCAATCTTTGCACACTAAGCCAAAGATTCAGAGTTCATCCATGCACGCCGTTAAG CATCTGGAGACTGTTATTTTAGATAGAGGCGGTGTAAAAAGACCCTTTAAAAATGCTGTATATCGAGTTAGTGGATGCGGCCCTGAGAAAAATCTCACTTGGTACGTTGTGTTGGAAGGTGCCACACCAATGATGAGCTTTTACGAAGGTCTCACCTATCGACTGACATGTACTGGTGAAATGTATGATATGAAACGAGAAATAACGTTGCAATTTTACCGAGCATTGAAGAAGATCGTGACAAACTGCCCGGACACTAAGGATCTAGTCGAATTAGTTTATTATAATG ATACTACGGCCGAGGGGGATGATGTTGATGTTGGAGAGGTTGTCAAGGAACGTCTGCAAACATTGGTTAGCAAGAGTGGTCTTCCTCTAAAGTAA
- the LOC119654783 gene encoding uncharacterized protein LOC119654783 isoform X2: protein MWLTQGKNLGYILVNFAFRRMALTASYEYIVHWKHYPPNRRLLSVCTYALAKSHVRTYYMLPVLIIVLFLIQRNDDSAWEYILKSFNVISLPYIVLRILCFTYTNVELARWIRSGSGLDYGTGMASNYFHGYLHLELPETGHQTKGLTERIQDYEDTEGVYIPIKKLFILIPQSLHTKPKIQSSSMHAVKHLETVILDRGGVKRPFKNAVYRVSGCGPEKNLTWYVVLEGATPMMSFYEGLTYRLTCTGEMYDMKREITLQFYRALKKIVTNCPDTKDLVELVYYNDTTAEGDDVDVGEVVKERLQTLVSKSGLPLK, encoded by the exons ATGTGGCTGACGCAGGGGAAGAATCTTGGATACATATTGGTAAATTTCGCTTTTCGCAGAAT GGCGCTTACAGCTTCCTACGAATATATAGTGCACTGGAAGCATTATCCACCAAATCGACGATTGCTCTCAGTGTGTACCTACGCATTGGCCAAGAGCCATGTTCGCACATATTATATGCTACCTGTTTTGATAATTGTACTGTTTTTAATACAAAGAAATGATGACAGTGCCTGGGAGtacattttgaaaagttttaatGTTATTTCATTGCCGTACATTGTCCTGCGGATCTTATGTTTCACATACACTAACGTAGAATTGGCTAGGTGGATTCGTTCTGGCTCGGGTTTAGATTATGGCACTGGTATGGCATCCAACTATTTTCATGGATACCTTCACTTGGAGCTCCCTGAAACGGGGCATCAAACGAAAG gATTGACAGAACGTATTCAGGACTATGAAGACACTGAAGGTGTGTACATACCTATCAAGAAACTATTCATTCTGATTCCGCAATCTTTGCACACTAAGCCAAAGATTCAGAGTTCATCCATGCACGCCGTTAAG CATCTGGAGACTGTTATTTTAGATAGAGGCGGTGTAAAAAGACCCTTTAAAAATGCTGTATATCGAGTTAGTGGATGCGGCCCTGAGAAAAATCTCACTTGGTACGTTGTGTTGGAAGGTGCCACACCAATGATGAGCTTTTACGAAGGTCTCACCTATCGACTGACATGTACTGGTGAAATGTATGATATGAAACGAGAAATAACGTTGCAATTTTACCGAGCATTGAAGAAGATCGTGACAAACTGCCCGGACACTAAGGATCTAGTCGAATTAGTTTATTATAATG ATACTACGGCCGAGGGGGATGATGTTGATGTTGGAGAGGTTGTCAAGGAACGTCTGCAAACATTGGTTAGCAAGAGTGGTCTTCCTCTAAAGTAA